The Gadus macrocephalus chromosome 13, ASM3116895v1 genome includes a window with the following:
- the LOC132470788 gene encoding S-adenosylhomocysteine hydrolase-like protein 1 isoform X2 has protein sequence MSDSTVDAKLELKQASKDVKESENVAEKYSAMTVSKNSELTMGELSSVLSAVPTHKPVKKQIQFVEDKQEFSKFPTKTGRRSLSRSISQSSTDSYSSAASYTDSSDDETSPRDKTQVNSRGSTDFCVKNIKQAEFGRREIEIAVQDMSALISLRKRAQGEKPLAGAKIVGCTHITAQTAVLIETLVSLGAQCRWTACNIYSTQNEVAAALSERGVPVFAWKGESEDDFWWCIDQCVNTEGWQPNMILDDGGDLTHWVYKKYPNVFKKIRGIVEESVTGVHRLYQLSKAGKLCVPAMNVNDSVTKQKFDNLYCCRESILDGLKRTTDVMFGGKQVVVCGYGEVGKGCCAALKALGSVVCITEIDPICALQGCMDGFRVVKLSEVVRHVDVIITCTGNKNVVTREQLDRMKNGCIVCNMGHSNTEIDVASMRTPELTWERVRSQVDHVIWPDGKRVILLAEGRLLNLSCSTVPTFVLSITATTQALALIELYNAPESRYKQDVYLLPKKMDEYVASLHLATFDAHLTELSDEQAKYLGLNKNGPFKPNYYRY, from the exons ATGTCCGATTCCACAGTGGACGCGAAGTTGGAGTTGAAACAGGCCAGCAAAGATGTGAAGGAGAGCGAAAACGTGGCGGAGAAATATTCAGCCATGACCGTCAGCAAGAACAGCGAGCTGACCATGGGCGAGCTGTCCTCCGTGCTGAGCGCTGTCCCGACGCACAAGCCTGTGAAGAAG CAAATCCAGTTTGTGGAGGACAAGCAGGAGTTCAGCAAGTTCCCCACCAAGACAGGACGTCGCTCGCTGTCTCGCTCCATCTCCCAGTCCTCCACCGACAGCTACAGCTCTG CTGCCTCCTACACAGACAGCTCAGACGATGAGACGTCCCCGCGGGACAAGACGCAGGTCAACTCCCGGGGCAGCACCGACTTCTGCGTCAAGAACATCAAACAAGCAGAGTTCGGCCGCCGGGAGATCGAGATCGCTGTACAAG ATATGTCAGCACTTATATCTCTCAGGAAGAGGGCACAGGGCGAGAAACCGCTTGCAGGTGCCAAAATCGTTGGGTGCACCCACATCACTGCCCAGACTGCA GTTCTGATCGAGACTCTGGTATCCCTGGGTGCACAATGCCGCTGGACGGCGTGTAACATATATTCCACCCAGAACGAGGTGGCTGCTGCCCTCTCAGAGAGGG GTGTGCCAGTCTTTGCCTGGAAGGGAGAGTCTGAAGATGACTTCTGGTGGTGCATTGACCAGTGTGTCAACACAGAGGGATGGCAGCCAAACATG ATACTAGATGATGGAGGGGATTTGACCCACTGGGTGTATAAGAAATACCCCAACGTGTTCAAGAAGATTAGGGGCATTGTAGAGGAGAGTGTCACCGGAGTTCACAG GTTGTACCAGTTGTCTAAAGCAGGAAAGCTGTGTGTGCCGGCGATGAACGTCAACGATTCTGTAACAAAGCAGAAGTTTGACAACCTCTACTGCTGCCGGGAATCCATCCTGGATGG GCTGAAGAGAACCACGGATGTCATGTTCGGAGGAAAGCAGGTCGTTGTTTGTGGTTACGGAGAG GTGGGGAAGGGTTGCTGTGCAGCGCTCAAGGCCCTGGGCAGCGTGGTCTGCATTACGGAGATCGATCCCATCTGTGCCCTGCAGGGCTG CATGGACGGCTTCAGGGTGGTGAAGCTGAGCGAGGTGGTCCGCCACGTGGACGTCATCATCACGTGCACCG GGAATAAAAATGTGGTGACCAGAGAGCAGCTGGACCGAATGAAGAACGGCTGTATCGTCTGCAACATGGGCCACTCCAATACGGAGATTGACGTG GCGAGCATGCGGACCCCTGAGCTGACCTGGGAGAGGGTCCGTTCCCAGGTGGACCATGTGATCTGGCCTGATGGCAAGAGAGTCATCCTCCTGGCTGAG GGACGTCTGCTCAACCTCAGCTGTTCAACCGTACCCACCTTTGTGCTGTCCATCACAGCCACTACCCAG GCGCTGGCGCTCATCGAGTTGTATAACGCACCCGAGAGCCGATACAAACAGGACGTGTACTTACTCCCCAAAAAGATGG ATGAATATGTTGCTAGCTTGCACCTGGCAACTTTTGACGCCCACTTGA
- the LOC132470788 gene encoding S-adenosylhomocysteine hydrolase-like protein 1 isoform X4 — translation MSDSTVDAKLELKQASKDVKESENVAEKYSAMTVSKNSELTMGELSSVLSAVPTHKPVKKQIQFVEDKQEFSKFPTKTGRRSLSRSISQSSTDSYSSDSSDDETSPRDKTQVNSRGSTDFCVKNIKQAEFGRREIEIAVQDMSALISLRKRAQGEKPLAGAKIVGCTHITAQTAVLIETLVSLGAQCRWTACNIYSTQNEVAAALSERGVPVFAWKGESEDDFWWCIDQCVNTEGWQPNMILDDGGDLTHWVYKKYPNVFKKIRGIVEESVTGVHRLYQLSKAGKLCVPAMNVNDSVTKQKFDNLYCCRESILDGLKRTTDVMFGGKQVVVCGYGEVGKGCCAALKALGSVVCITEIDPICALQGCMDGFRVVKLSEVVRHVDVIITCTGNKNVVTREQLDRMKNGCIVCNMGHSNTEIDVASMRTPELTWERVRSQVDHVIWPDGKRVILLAEGRLLNLSCSTVPTFVLSITATTQALALIELYNAPESRYKQDVYLLPKKMDEYVASLHLATFDAHLTELSDEQAKYLGLNKNGPFKPNYYRY, via the exons ATGTCCGATTCCACAGTGGACGCGAAGTTGGAGTTGAAACAGGCCAGCAAAGATGTGAAGGAGAGCGAAAACGTGGCGGAGAAATATTCAGCCATGACCGTCAGCAAGAACAGCGAGCTGACCATGGGCGAGCTGTCCTCCGTGCTGAGCGCTGTCCCGACGCACAAGCCTGTGAAGAAG CAAATCCAGTTTGTGGAGGACAAGCAGGAGTTCAGCAAGTTCCCCACCAAGACAGGACGTCGCTCGCTGTCTCGCTCCATCTCCCAGTCCTCCACCGACAGCTACAGCTCTG ACAGCTCAGACGATGAGACGTCCCCGCGGGACAAGACGCAGGTCAACTCCCGGGGCAGCACCGACTTCTGCGTCAAGAACATCAAACAAGCAGAGTTCGGCCGCCGGGAGATCGAGATCGCTGTACAAG ATATGTCAGCACTTATATCTCTCAGGAAGAGGGCACAGGGCGAGAAACCGCTTGCAGGTGCCAAAATCGTTGGGTGCACCCACATCACTGCCCAGACTGCA GTTCTGATCGAGACTCTGGTATCCCTGGGTGCACAATGCCGCTGGACGGCGTGTAACATATATTCCACCCAGAACGAGGTGGCTGCTGCCCTCTCAGAGAGGG GTGTGCCAGTCTTTGCCTGGAAGGGAGAGTCTGAAGATGACTTCTGGTGGTGCATTGACCAGTGTGTCAACACAGAGGGATGGCAGCCAAACATG ATACTAGATGATGGAGGGGATTTGACCCACTGGGTGTATAAGAAATACCCCAACGTGTTCAAGAAGATTAGGGGCATTGTAGAGGAGAGTGTCACCGGAGTTCACAG GTTGTACCAGTTGTCTAAAGCAGGAAAGCTGTGTGTGCCGGCGATGAACGTCAACGATTCTGTAACAAAGCAGAAGTTTGACAACCTCTACTGCTGCCGGGAATCCATCCTGGATGG GCTGAAGAGAACCACGGATGTCATGTTCGGAGGAAAGCAGGTCGTTGTTTGTGGTTACGGAGAG GTGGGGAAGGGTTGCTGTGCAGCGCTCAAGGCCCTGGGCAGCGTGGTCTGCATTACGGAGATCGATCCCATCTGTGCCCTGCAGGGCTG CATGGACGGCTTCAGGGTGGTGAAGCTGAGCGAGGTGGTCCGCCACGTGGACGTCATCATCACGTGCACCG GGAATAAAAATGTGGTGACCAGAGAGCAGCTGGACCGAATGAAGAACGGCTGTATCGTCTGCAACATGGGCCACTCCAATACGGAGATTGACGTG GCGAGCATGCGGACCCCTGAGCTGACCTGGGAGAGGGTCCGTTCCCAGGTGGACCATGTGATCTGGCCTGATGGCAAGAGAGTCATCCTCCTGGCTGAG GGACGTCTGCTCAACCTCAGCTGTTCAACCGTACCCACCTTTGTGCTGTCCATCACAGCCACTACCCAG GCGCTGGCGCTCATCGAGTTGTATAACGCACCCGAGAGCCGATACAAACAGGACGTGTACTTACTCCCCAAAAAGATGG ATGAATATGTTGCTAGCTTGCACCTGGCAACTTTTGACGCCCACTTGA
- the srsf3b gene encoding serine/arginine-rich splicing factor 3b: MHRDCPLDCKVYVGNLGNNGNKTELERSFGYYGPLRSVWVARNPPGFAFVEFEDPRDATDAVRELDGRTLCGSRVRVELSSGEKRSRNRGPPPSWNRRPRDEHSRRRSPTARRRSPRSRRSTSRSRSRSLSRDRRRERSVSRDKNHKPSRSISRSRSRSRSNDRK; the protein is encoded by the exons ATGCACAGAGACTGCCCCCTTGACTGTAAGGTGTATGTCGGAAACCTGGGcaacaatggaaacaagacagAGTTGGAAAGGTCCTTTGGCTACTACGGTCCCCTCCGCAGTGTGTGGGTAGCCAGGAACCCCCCAGGCTTTGCTTTCGTCGAGTTTGAGGATCCCAGAGATGCCACAGATGCTGTCCGTGAACTGGACGGAAG AACGTTGTGTGGTTCCCGGGTACGAGTTGAACTGTCCAGTGGTGAGAAGCGCTCCAGGAACCGAGGTCCTCCGCCTTCGTGGAACCGGCGACCCCGAGATGAGCACAGTCGCCGTCGGAGTCCGACGGCCAGACGAAG ATCGCCACGCAGCAGGAGAAGCACCAGCCGGAGCAGAAGCAG GTCCCTTTCCAGAGACCGCAGAAGGGAGAGATCTGTCTCCAGAGACAAGAACCACAAACCTTCCAGATCCATCTCTAGATCTAGGAG CCGTTCCAGATCAAATGACAGGAAGTAA